A DNA window from Porphyromonas gingivalis ATCC 33277 contains the following coding sequences:
- a CDS encoding IS5 family transposase, with product MAYQSKNTDEHVTFADALLSKRYRKAQNDFLNQVDTLIDWRPIRTLINKKYTKRQNAIGAPAYDVILLFKMLLLETWYNLSDCALEERINDSITFSRFLGLKMEEVSPDHSTISRFRSALTELGLMDKLLAQFNKQLSRHHISVREGVLVDASLVETPHKPNGSITIEVADDRQDNRSEAEKEAEEDYQKQVVRQRKGTDEEARWVYKQKRYHYGYKKHCLTNVQGIVQKVITTAANRSDTKEFIPLLQGANIPQGTAVLADKGYACGENRSYLQTHHLQDGIMHKAQRNRALTEEEKQRNKAIGPIRSTIERTFGSIRRWFHGGRCRYRGLAKTHTQNILESIAFNLYRTPGIIMSSSVG from the coding sequence ATGGCATACCAATCCAAGAATACCGATGAGCATGTAACATTTGCAGACGCACTCCTTTCAAAGCGTTATCGCAAAGCACAAAACGACTTCCTCAATCAGGTTGACACGCTTATCGATTGGCGTCCGATCAGGACGCTGATCAACAAGAAATACACGAAGCGACAAAATGCCATCGGCGCCCCGGCTTATGACGTGATTCTCTTATTCAAGATGTTGCTTTTGGAGACATGGTACAACCTCAGTGATTGTGCTTTGGAGGAGCGCATCAATGATTCAATCACCTTTTCCCGATTCTTGGGGCTGAAGATGGAAGAGGTATCTCCCGACCACAGCACCATCAGTCGATTTCGTTCGGCACTGACAGAGTTGGGTCTCATGGACAAACTATTGGCGCAGTTTAACAAACAACTTTCCCGCCATCACATTTCGGTCAGGGAAGGGGTGCTTGTGGATGCAAGCCTTGTGGAGACGCCGCATAAACCCAACGGAAGCATTACGATTGAAGTCGCAGACGACAGGCAAGACAATCGGAGCGAGGCGGAAAAAGAGGCAGAGGAGGATTATCAAAAACAGGTTGTCCGTCAGCGTAAAGGGACGGATGAAGAAGCCCGTTGGGTGTACAAACAAAAGCGTTATCACTACGGATACAAAAAGCATTGTCTGACCAATGTTCAAGGCATTGTTCAAAAGGTGATAACGACAGCTGCGAACCGCAGTGACACGAAGGAGTTTATTCCCCTATTGCAGGGTGCAAACATACCTCAAGGTACAGCCGTCTTGGCGGACAAAGGATATGCTTGCGGGGAAAATCGTTCCTACCTGCAAACCCATCACCTTCAAGACGGCATCATGCACAAGGCACAACGCAACAGGGCATTGACCGAGGAAGAGAAGCAACGAAACAAAGCAATCGGTCCGATACGGAGCACCATCGAACGCACCTTTGGCAGTATTCGCCGGTGGTTTCATGGCGGACGATGTCGATACCGGGGACTTGCCAAGACCCATACTCAAAACATTCTTGAAAGCATCGCCTTTAATTTATACAGAACCCCGGGGATAATTATGTCCTCATCCGTAGGATAA
- a CDS encoding HU family DNA-binding protein translates to MLNLSVKSRLMKIGKHKDKTMYYAQMDKPRVIEYEDVIKDIAEMSSLTTGDVRNAIDRLAYYLQRELTEGNTVRLGQIGTFRVSVPSKYVETEKEVNASILKKPRIRFYINNTLSAVADNIRLAVYRNGQKVDDTTSPSTPSEGGGEQTGGSGGL, encoded by the coding sequence ATGCTGAACCTATCAGTCAAGAGCCGTCTCATGAAGATCGGCAAGCACAAGGACAAGACCATGTACTATGCCCAAATGGACAAACCCCGAGTAATCGAGTACGAGGACGTCATCAAAGACATTGCAGAGATGTCCTCCCTGACCACAGGCGATGTGCGCAATGCCATCGACCGACTCGCCTACTACCTCCAGCGCGAACTCACCGAGGGCAACACCGTCAGACTCGGACAGATCGGCACCTTCCGCGTGTCCGTTCCCTCGAAGTACGTAGAGACAGAGAAAGAGGTGAATGCCTCCATCCTCAAAAAGCCCAGAATCCGCTTCTATATCAATAACACGCTCTCAGCCGTAGCTGACAATATCCGTTTGGCTGTCTATCGCAACGGTCAGAAAGTAGATGACACCACCTCTCCCTCCACTCCGAGCGAAGGCGGTGGCGAACAAACCGGCGGAAGCGGCGGTCTATAA
- a CDS encoding DUF6108 family protein, whose translation MKQYKLYLFTLLLCLTALASAYGQSSAQPHVQGVFDHYGRAKDVTMVVMNREMLVEYDIHLYKSLTMRDPGKRLQKIQAAVSADRKSAKSIKEVIDSGILTSGYYELPPANGLNRYVLYRYNPKRGITLIYIEGKIGSEDLVSLLMQNKN comes from the coding sequence ATGAAACAGTACAAACTATATCTGTTCACCCTGCTCCTGTGCCTGACGGCTCTTGCTTCGGCATACGGACAGAGTTCGGCGCAGCCCCATGTACAAGGGGTATTCGACCACTACGGCCGAGCCAAAGATGTGACAATGGTGGTGATGAACCGTGAGATGTTGGTCGAATACGACATCCATCTGTACAAGAGCCTGACCATGCGCGATCCGGGCAAACGCCTGCAGAAGATACAGGCTGCGGTATCCGCTGATCGAAAGTCTGCCAAGAGTATCAAGGAAGTGATAGACTCCGGTATCCTGACTTCGGGCTACTATGAATTGCCTCCGGCCAACGGTCTGAACCGATATGTACTCTATCGCTACAATCCTAAACGCGGTATCACACTCATCTACATCGAGGGTAAGATCGGTTCCGAGGATCTGGTATCGCTCCTGATGCAAAACAAGAATTGA
- a CDS encoding DUF6122 family protein, translated as MSIQFIVHYSFHFFAPLLFALFFQKGKRIKAYLIMLSTMLVDLDHLLATPIFDPNRCSIGFHPLHSYWAIGFYTILCVVPLKRFNLPWWIRPIGIGCLFHMFTDFQDYYFWNF; from the coding sequence ATGAGTATCCAATTTATTGTTCACTATTCTTTCCATTTTTTTGCACCTCTATTGTTTGCCTTATTCTTTCAGAAAGGCAAACGCATAAAGGCTTATTTAATCATGCTATCCACAATGTTGGTAGATTTAGATCATTTATTGGCAACACCCATATTCGACCCAAACAGATGCAGTATCGGATTTCATCCACTGCATTCTTATTGGGCAATAGGATTTTATACGATACTTTGTGTCGTGCCACTAAAAAGATTTAATCTGCCTTGGTGGATACGCCCAATAGGGATAGGATGCCTGTTCCATATGTTCACTGATTTTCAAGATTATTATTTTTGGAATTTTTAA